From the Musa acuminata AAA Group cultivar baxijiao chromosome BXJ3-7, Cavendish_Baxijiao_AAA, whole genome shotgun sequence genome, one window contains:
- the LOC103991979 gene encoding splicing factor 3B subunit 6-like protein — MATISLRKANTRLPPEVNRVLYVRNLPFNISSEEMYDIFGKYGAIRQIRIGTNKDTRGTAFVVYEDIYDAKTAVDHLSGFNVANRYLIVLYYQQAKMAKKVDQKKKEDEITRLQEKYGISTSKDK, encoded by the coding sequence ATGGCGACGATTAGCCTTCGTAAGGCCAACACCCGCCTTCCACCAGAGGTGAATCGGGTGCTCTACGTGCGCAACCTCCCATTCAACATCTCGAGCGAGGAGATGTACGACATCTTCGGCAAGTACGGCGCCATTCGCCAGATCCGCATTGGCACCAACAAGGATACCCGCGGCACCGCCTTCGTCGTCTACGAGGACATCTACGACGCCAAGACCGCCGTCGACCACCTTTCCGGGTTCAACGTCGCCAACCGCTACCTCATCGTTCTCTATTACCAGCAAGCCAAGATGGCCAAGAAGGTCGatcagaagaagaaggaggacgaGATCACCCGGTTGCAGGAGAAGTACGGCATCTCCACCTCCAAAGATAAGTAG
- the LOC135642096 gene encoding uncharacterized protein LOC135642096 → MLEDIGKILEIKKTLERVIFVVGFLYNHIGALNMMREFTGNKELVRHGVTRFATSFLTLQSVHRQKHTLRNMFTSEKWVTSKWAKEAKCKRAVDIILMPSFWNHVVYILKVMSPLVRVLRLVDNENKPAMGYIYEAMDRAKETIKRSFNENEEKYEKIFTIIDERWNCQLHRPLHAAGYYLNPESFYKIKSVGFDAEVLGGLYQCVARLVPSIEVQDKIIHELSLYKNAEGLFGIPIAVRSRTTTSPAEWWSLFGNSTPNLQKFAIKVLSLTCSASCCERNWSVFEHIHSKRRNRLEHQRLHDFVYIKYNQALKTRHDLKNRFDSISLQDIDDSNEWLVGEMGANLQDAEDELVFEDDRLTWGDVARASGVGELQTYTRQMSKRKMSAKASSSAPAIVEDTENETYLDEEEGIEEQEEEDEINEDDLCENDDNIDYDE, encoded by the exons atgttggaagatattggaaagatcttagaaatcaagaaaaccttagaaagggtaatttttgttgttggatttctttataatcacattggggctttgaatatgatgagagaatttacagggaataaagaattagtgagacatggtgttacccgatttgctacttcattcttgacattacagagcgtgcatcgtcaaaaacatactctgagaaatatgtttacctctgagaaatgggtgacaagtaaatgggcaaaagaagcaaaatgcAAGAGGGCtgttgatatcatcttaatgccatccttttggaatcatgtagtttatatattaaaggtaatgagccctcttgttcgagtccttcgattggtggataatgaaaataagcctgcaatgggatatatttatgaggctatggatagagcaaaggagacgattaaaagatcttttaatgaaaatgaagaaaaatatgagaaaatttttacaatcattgacgaaagatggaattgtcaacttcatcgtcccttacatgcagcaggatattatttgaaccctgaatccttttataagattaaatctgttggatttgatgcagaagttttgggtgggttatatcagtgtgttgcaagattagttcccagcattgaggttcaagataagattattcatgaattatctttatataaaaatgctgaaggtctttttggaattccaattgccgttcgatccaggacaactacctctccag ctgaatggtggagtctatttggaaattccaccccgaacttacagaaatttgctatcaaagtacttagtttgacatgtagtgcttcgtgttgtgagcgaaactggagtgtctttgagcat attcactcgaagagaagaaatcggttagaacatcaacgattgcacgattttgtttacataaagtataatcaagctttgaagactcgtcatgatttgaaaaatagatttgattcaatctcattgcaagatattgatgattcaaatgagtggttagtaggagaaatgggtgctaacttgcaagatgctgaagacgagcttgtatttgaagatgatagattgacgtggggagatgtggcaagagcttcaggtgttggagaattacaaacatatacaagacagatgtcaaagagaaaaatgagtgcaaaagcatcaagctcggctcctgctattgttgaagacacagagaatgaaacatatcttgacgaagaggaaggaatcgaagaacaagaggaagaagacgaaatcaatgaagatgatttgtgtgaaaatgacgataatattgattatgatgaatga